The Thermocrinis albus DSM 14484 genome segment GTATGGCCTGAATCTCTTCGGGGAACCTCTTCACCGAGTACTCCTTCCCAGTGGTGAGGTTCTTTATCACACCTTTATCGAGATCCACCTCCAGCTCATCACCGTGTGAGATCTCATCCACAGCTTGTGGTACTTCCACTATCGGCAGTCCGATGTTTATAGCGTTTCTGAAGAATATCCTGGCGAAAGATTTGGCTATAACCACCGGCACGCCAGCGTACTTTATGGCTATGGGAGCGTGCTCTCTGGAGGATCCCGATCCAAAGTTTTTGCCTGCCACTATGATATCCCCCGGCTGGTGCTCTTTGGCAAACTCTGGGTGCTCTGAGTCTTCCATCACGTGCTGGGCAAGTTCGTAAGGATCTGTGGTGTTAAGATAACGGGCCGGTATTATCTGGTCTGTGTCTACGTTATCTCCAAATTTCCAAACTTTACCTCTTATAACCATAGAGATAGGATAAGGGTTTAGTATTTTTGTGTCAAGCGGGCCCGGAGGGACTCGAACCCCCGACCTAGGGATTAGAAATCCCTTGCTCTATCCAGCTGAGCTACGGGCCCTCGGGGTGACAGGACTTGAACCTGCGCCCTCTGGCTCCCAAAGCCAGCGCTCTCCCACCTGAGCTACACCCCGTACAGCTTATAAATTATACCACACCTATGAAAAAATCATATCAAGGTTTATAATATAGCCTCATGAGAAGAGCTCTCCTACTGCTTGCCATTCTGTTTACTTACGTGGTTATGATATGGGGAGGGATGGTGAGAAGCACCGACTCGGGTTTGGCATGCCCCAGCTGGCCACTGTGTTACGGTGATTTTAGCTTACCTAAGGATCTGTCCGCACGCATGGAGATGGGACACAGGACGGTGAGTGGCCTAGCTGGTCTCTTCGTTTTTTTGAGTACTGTGGCTGTCTGGCGTAACATAGGAGGACCTGCGAAACTTACAACAGGTATAGCTCTCCTCTTCACCCTGTCGGCAGCCCTCACCGGTATGAAGATGATAAAATCCGAAGCTCCTCATCTCAAGTACGTAGAACATATGCTTTTAGAGTCTTTCCATATTTACGAATCTATGATAATACTGGGAGCTCTTGTCGTCACTTACAGGCTTCTCTACAAAAAGGAGGGAGAGAGCTACATACCTATATGGGTGTACGTACCGGCCCTTGTAACCATTATGACAGGTGTTCTTGTGAGATATACAGGTTCCGGCGAAGCGTGTGGGCACGAGTGGCCTACCTGTGCGGGGTACCTTGTACCTCCCATGGATGATTGGAAGGTGGCGTTGCAGTTTACTCATAGAAACCTCGCTTACATCACGTGGTTGATGTTTCTGGCCTATCTCCTTCGCTTCAGGGATAAGCTGGCTCTCTTTGCCTTCCTTCTCATAAACGTCCAGTTTGTCTTTGCTGTATCTATGGTACTTTCGGGCTTCTTTCTTCCTTTGGTTTTTCTTGATACCGCCAGCGGATTTTTTCTCTTCGCCTTTTTAACTTATCATGTGCGTGTGAGGTTGTAAGATGGTGGTGAAGAGCTTCGGTAAAGTGGCCGAATACAGTCATGTGGTGAGAGACTGTTTGGTGCTCACCAAGCCCGGCATAGTTCTCCTGGTTCTCATAACGACCCTCACGGGAATGTACATAGCTAAGAGAGGTTTTCCGGAGCCCTCTCTGGTTTTATGGACCCTTGTGGGGACAGGACTTGCTTCTGCAGGATCTGCCTCCCTTAACCAGTTTCTGGACAGAGATATAGATGCTCGCATGAGCCGTACCAGTCATAGACCGCTACCTTCCGGTAGCCTTCCACCGCTGGTGGCCCTCATCATGGGTGTTCTACTTTTGATAGCATCCCTCACCGTCATGGTACTGGCCGTAAACCTATTGGCAGCCTTCTTGACGGGGTTGGCTTCCTTATTCTACGTAGTGGTTTACACTCTTCTCTTTAAGAGGCGTAGCCCGTGGGCCGTGGAGATAGGAGGTGTTTCAGGTGCTATGCCTCCCGTTATAGGATACGCGGCCGTCAAGGGAACTCTTACCCCGGAAGCTGCCATACTCTTTGCCATAATGTTCTTCTGGCAACCTCCCCACTCGTGGGTCTTGGCTATAAAGTATCTGGAAGATTACAGAAAGGCTGGTATTCCTGTGTTGCCCGTCGTCAAGGGTGTGGAGTACACCAAGATACGGACCCTTCTTTATACGTCCGCTCTACTGCCCCTTAGTCTACTTCCCTACTTTTATGGAATGGCTGGTAAAGTTTACCTTTTGGGTGCCTTTGTCCTCAGTGCCCTGTACATAATCCTCACCCTGAGGTTCGTTTTCTCTCGCAGAGAGAACGGCATGTTTCTCTTCACTTACTCCATATTCTACATAGCACTTCTCTTCTCTCTTATGGTGTTCAACATGGAGAGGTGATCATGGAAAGATGGTGGTTTTACCTGGCTGTTCTCTCTCTAGGTGTAGGGGGATTTTTTGCCTTTCTGGTAGCCATGGCTAGAACTCCCGGAGTGGAACATCTCTTCCCACCCGGGTACTTCTACCATGCTCTCACGGGACATGTGGACCTGGCTATAGTGGTTTTCCTGCTTTCCTTCACCATGCTTCTGTGGAACCAATACTACCCAAAGGAAGAGAAGGTGACTTTCCCTTTAGCCAGTCTTGGTGCTGTTCTCATAGGTATGTCCTCCTTACTGGGGCTTGGACTTCCTGTGTCCAACAACTACCTTCCCACACTGGTTCATCCTCTCTTCTTTACAGGAGCCGGTCTCTTCTTTACCGCCTTTTGGTTATCAGCTTTTCTCAGACTAAAGGAGGCGATAGCTGACTTTCGTAGTGATGATCCCAAGAGGTCATCCCTATCTACCTCTGTAATTCTCTCCCTCCTGATGTTGGTGGCCTTTGTGTTCTCCTCCCTTCGCGCAGGTGATCCTGCAGAAGTTTATAGGTTTTACGAAAGGCTTTACTGGGCACCGGGTCACATACATCAGTTTATCAACGGCTCTGTTCTCATACATACTTGGTACAGATTACTGTATCTAACTGGAAAAGGGGTAAGATCCTCTCGTCTGTGGATGAGTTTTGTACCCTTTCTCTTGTTTGGTGTACTTCTGACATCTGTACCGTTAGTGTTCAGCGATCCCATATCCCGTGATGCCATCGTTTTTACCGAGATATCCTACGCAGTGGGACTAGGCATTCCCATATTCTTCCACATGTTTTACGTGGTGAGAAACCTAAGACCCCTTTCCTTCACTCATCTTTACCCTACCGCCCTCTTCATCTCCCTCCTCCTTTACTTTTTAGGAGTGATCATAGCTTACGGGGGTATAAAGGCGGATCTGCGTGTCCCAGCTCATTACCACGGTGCTGTTACATCTCTTACACTGGCTCTTATGACCTTATCCTACCACCTTATGCAGGAGTGGGGAATACTGAGAAGGATAAGCAGGTCCTTCTCATTAACACAGGTGTATCTCTACGGAGTGGGTATGGTTCTCTTTATACTGGGGTTATACTTAGCCGGTTTGAAAGGTGCACCTCGTAAAACCTACGGTACTGCCTACACACAGGATCCCTTCGTGCTGGGTGCTCTCCTTCTTATGGGACTAGGTACGCTCCTTGCGGTGATAGGGGGTGTTATGTTCGTTCTGTATGTGTTAAAATCCACTCTCTCTCATGCCCGTTTTTCTTATAACCAACGATGACGGCTACTTTTCTCCCGGTATACAGGCTCTGAGGGAAGAGCTGAAGAAGCTGGGCAGAGTGGTTACAGTGGCCCCCGACAGGAATCTCAGTGGTGTTGGTCATTCTCTTACCTTTAACATGCCCTTACGGATAAGGAGGGTAGATGAAGATTTCTGGACCGTCATAGGAGGGACACCCGCCGACTGCGTTCACCTCGGTTATTACGTGATCCTGGAAGGTAAGAAACCGGACCTCGTATGCTCTGGCATAAACGAAGGTCCCAACCTGGGGGAGGATATAACCTACTCAGGTACAGTTTCTGGTGCTATGGAAGGGAGGATACTGGGTATACCTTCGGTAGCTTTCTCCGCCTTTGGTAGGGATGAGGTTGATTTCAGGAGCGTGGCTCAGGTGTGTAAAGAAGTGGTCCTAAAGGTACTCCAGTATGGTATGCCGGAGGACACTTACCTTAACGTCAACATACCTAACCTACCTCCCGATGAGATCAGAGGGTTTATGTTCACTCGTCAGGGAAAGAGGGCTTACAAAGAGAAAGTGTTACGCCTTTTAGATCCACAGCGCAGACCCCTTTACTGGATAACCGCCGAAGAGTTCGGCTGGGAACTGGAGGAAGGAACCGATTACTGGGCCGTCTATCACGGTTACGTTTCCATAACACCCCTCCAGCTGGATCTTACCAACCACAGAGCCCTCAGGAGCCTCCAAGAAAGGTGGAGAGTTTAAATTAGTTATCTATGCTTTACAGAGAACTTAACGACGAAAGTAGAAAAGAGCTGAGAGATTACTTTGAGGATAGGGACTATATGGTGATAGCGGTGCCCCGCCACGAACCTATAAGGATGTATGTGGTGCGTGCCAACCGTACAGTGGAAACGGCACGGCGCGTGCATAATCTGGCGCCACCGGAAGCTCTCCTACTGGGAGAAGCTCTCCTGGCTGCCTTGCTTCTGTCGTCCCTGGTAAAACACGCCACCCATCAAAAGGTTCTTTTTAAGCTGAACCTAGAAGAAGGCAGTGTGGTAGCTGAGGCTGACGGTAAAGGCAGAGTGAGGGGCTTTATAGAAGGCCAAGTAACGGGATACTGGAAAGGGGATCTTACCGTTATAAAGGAACTGAGGCTAGGCGTTCCTTACACCAGCATAGTGCCTGTTGTAGGAAACTCGGTGAAGGACACTCTCCAGTACTACTTCCACCAGTCTGAGCAGATCAAAACTGTGGTGGATATGGCGGTAAAACTGGATGATGAAGGAAGAGTACGCTTTGCCGGTGCTTACATGGTCCAGATGATGGGAGGTACCTCACCTAAAGCAGAGGAACTTATGGAGAAAAGACTTAAAGAGCTCCCTCCCTTAGAGAAGTTCCTGGAGGAAGGTAAAAGACCTGAAGACATAGCCACGGAAGTTCTCGGAGACATGGAGCCCCGTTTGGTAGGCCTCAAGGAAGTGGAGTACTACTGTCCTTGCACTGAGGATATAGCCAAGGCAAGTCTCCTGCTGTTGTCGGAGGAGGAGTTAAACGAAGTACTCCAGCAAGGTCCTGCGGAGGTGGTTTGTAAGTTCTGTGGCAGAATTTACCGCTTTACCAGAGAGGAGCTTATGCTATAATAACTTCTTCAGACCGCACCTTTCCCATCTGGGTTGCCCCAAAAGGGGTGACGGGAAAGGGAGGCAAAACCCAGAAGGAGGTAGGTATGGCTGTAGTATCTATGAGGGAACTGCTGGAGGCAGGTGTCCACTTTGGTCACACCAAAAGCCGTTGGAACCCAAAGATGGCACCCTTTCTATACGGGGTGCGCCACGACATACACATTATAGACCTCAACAAAACCCTTGTCTACCTAGAGCAAGCCTATCACTTTGTAGCGGATAGTGTGGCACGAGGTGCGGAAGTACTGTTTGTAGGTACCAAAAAGCAGGCCAAGGACGTGATTAAGGAAGAGGCAGAGCGAGCGGGAGTACACTACATCAACGAAAGATGGGTAGGCGGACTACTCACCAACTTTCGTACCGTTCGCAAAAGCATTCTCAAGTTGAAGACCTTAGAGAGGATGGAGGCAGAGGGTGTGTTTGATGTCCTGCCTAAGAAGGAAGTGCGGGCTCTCAAGAGAAAGATGGAGAGACTGCGTAAGCTCTATGGTGGTATAGTCAACATGACGAGACTACCTGACATAATCTGGGTGGTGGATACAGTGAGAGAGCACATAGCGGTTCAAGAAGCCAGGAAGCTGGGTATAACGGTGGTGGCCATACTGGACTCTAACTGTGATCCAGATTTAGTAGACTACCCTGTTCCCGGTAACGACGACGCCATAAAGTCCATAAAACTGCTGACTTCTAAGATAGCGGATGCCATCATAGAAGGTAAGACGAGAAGGGAGTCTCTTGGAGAGGAAGCAGCCACCATGGAGGTGGTCAGAAAAAGGGTCATCACAGTGGAAGAAGAAGAAAGAGCCCTCTTCGAAAAAGCTATGGAGATGTCCGAAAAGTACGAGTACATCGACAAGGGAGCGGAGGAAGATATGGATTAATGTCAAGAGGGTGTCCAAATGGCGCCTGCCGGGTCTCTGGACACCCATAAAGGGCGCGTTACAAGTAGCCCGGCCCCGAGCAAGAGTGTGAGCTCGGGTACTGTGGTGAAACATGATCACATCGGATCTTGTTAAAAAGTTGAGGGAGATGACAGGTGCCGGTATGCTGGACTGTAAAAAGGCCTTAGAGGAGGCGGGAGGAGATCTGGAGAAGGCCAAAGAGATACTGAGAATAAAGGGACTGGCCAAAGCCGAAAAGAAAGCTGGTAGAGAAACTAAAGAAGGAGTTATATACGCTTACGTCTCGGAAGACAGAAAGAGAGGTGTGCTTTTGGAACTAAACTGTGAGACGGACTTTGTGGCTAAGAACGAGGAGTTCTCCCGGCTGGCGCTCCAGTTGGCAAAGCACATAGCCAATGTAGATGAGAACTCTGACCGCCAAGGCACAGGTGAGGATATAGCTTCCCAACCCTTCTACCAAGATCCTTCCATCAAAGTGGACGAACTGATAAAGTCCGCCATAGCCAAGATAGGTGAAAACATTCGGCTCAGCAGATGGACCCGTTACGATGCCAAAGGTTACGTGCACGCTTACGTGCACGGCATAGGAAGAGTGGGTGTTCTCCTGGAGTTTGAAGCTCCTACCTTGGAGGAGAAAGTTCTCAGAACAGTGCAGGACATAGCTATGCAGATAGCCGCTATGAAGGCAGAGTACGTAAAGGTTGAGGACATACCGGCTGACGTACTGGAAAGAGAAAGAAGGATACTGGCTGAACAAACGAGACAGGAAGGAAAACCGGAAAACCTCATAGACAGGATAGTGGAAGGTAAGCTCAAGAGGTTTTATCAGGAAAAGGTCCTATTAGAACAAGCTTTCATAAAAGACGAGAAAAAAACGGTGAAGCAGTATCTGGAGGAAGTAGGTAATGTCCATATAGTGAGGTTTGTAAGGTACGAGCTAGGTGGACTGTAATGTACACTCGGGTGCTTGTCAAACTTTCTGGAGAAGCTTTTGCAGGTAAACAGGGTTTCGGTATAGATTCAGAATTTTTGGCTTACATAAGTGAGGAGATAAAGTCCCTTGTCACTGCGGGTGTTCAAACAGCGGTGGTCATAGGAGGAGGCAACATATTCAGGGGTCTTGAAGGCACCAGTATGGGTATAGATAGAGCCACGGGAGATTACATGGGTATGCTGGCCACCGTTATAAACGCCTTAGCCCTCCAGTCGGCTCTGGAGAGGTTGGCCCAGATACCCACACGAGTCTTGTCAGCTATAGAGATGAGGCAGGTGGCAGAACCTTACATAAGGAGACGTGCCATAAGGCATCTGGAAAAGGGGAGAGTAGTGATCTTTGCAGCGGGTACAGGAAACCCCTATTTCTCCACAGACACAGCTGCAGCCCTTCGGGCTGCGGAGATAGAAGCCCAGCTTCTTATAAAAGCCACTAAGGTGGATGGCATATACACCGGCGATCCCCAGAAGGATCCCAACGTGGAGTTCATAGAGGAGATCACCTACAAGGAAGTGATAAACAGGAACCTACGGGTTATGGACCACACCGCTCTCACCCTCTGTATGGAGAACAAGATCCCTATAATGGTTCTCAACATCCACAAACCGGGCAATCTTCTCAAAGCGGTCAGTGGTCAGAGGGTGGGAAGTCTGGTAAGAGAGTAAAATATACAGGAGGGTGAAGGCATGCTGGAGGATATTTTCAAAAGTGCGGAAGAAGACATGAAAAAAGCGGTAAATCACTTCAAAAACGAGATAGCAGGACTGAGGACAGGAAGAGCCAGCACCGCCCTCGTAGAGGAGTTGAAAGTGGATTACTATGGTTCTAAGGTACCTATAAAGCAGCTAGGTAGTATAACAATCCCCGAACCCAACCAGATCCTCATACAGGTTTGGGACTCTAACGCGGTGTCCGCCATAGAGAAGGCCATAATGGAGAACCTACAGCTCACACCTCAGAAACAAGGCAACACCCTTCGCATCACCCTACCACCCCCAACAGAGGAGAGACGGAGGGAGATGGTAAGACTTCTCCACAAGATGGCAGAAGAGGCAAGGGTTGCCGTAAGGAACGCACGGAGAGATGCTAAAGAGATGATCGAAGATATGGAGGGTATATCGGAAGATGAGATAAAGAGGGCTCTGGAAAGGCTCCAGAAGCTCACCGACAAGTACATAGATGAGATCAACAAACTGACGGAGGCTAAAGAGACGGAAATTCTAGGAAAGATCTGATGCTCTCCCTTCTTCTCACCATAAGTCTCCTCATAGGTGATGCCCGCGTCATATACATTCCTGAGGAACATACCAGCAAAGAAGATCACGCTTTCCAGCTGGAGGTTATAAGGAAAATATGGGAGTCCGGAGAGAAGCTGGTTATCGCCATGGAGATGTTTCAGCAACCTTTTCAAACCTTTCTGGATCAATACATCTCCTGCGACATTTCTGAAGAGGAGATGCTCCAAAAGACCCAGTACAGAAAAAGATGGGGCTATGATCCTTCCTTCTATGCTCCCATCTGGCGGTATGCCAAAGAAAAGGGTATAAAGATTTACGCCATCAACATACCCACAGAGCTGGTAAAAAAAGTAAGGGAAGAAGGCTTAGAGAAAGTGAGGGATCCAGCTCTGCCCTATCCACCCATGGAGCCCACACAGCAGGAGAAAGATCTTCTATTAGGAGTACTCAAAGAGCATCCTAAGGTGGATGTCCATAGCTTTCTGGATGTACAGACGGCATGGGATTCTGGTATGGCCTTGGCCATAGCCCGTATTCTGGAAAAGGAGAAAGACTCAAGGGTGGTGGTTCTGGTGGGTGGTATGCATGCGCCTTCTTTAGAGGAAGGTGTTCCCAGAAGGGTGGCTCTTCTTGTGCCGGGTGTAAAGCAGAAGATACTGAGGAGAGAAAACTATCAGCGTCTGTTTTCTATGGATCTTTCCAAGGACAGATCGTCTGCCAACTCTATGAGGGATCCAAACTGCAGACCGTGAGATATACGGCTAACTTTGACAGAAGGAAAGCGTTTTTTATGAGGGAAAGAATGAAGTCTCACAGGTTTACATCCATCTTTGAGAGCCTGTAGTGCAGGGTCCTGAAGTTGGGAGCTTTAGGCATCGGGGGTCTATCAAAAGCTTTACTCTTTTGACAAGCTGGTCATTTTACCTTATAATAGTGGTCGGTTATTGTACCTTTTTTATAATATCAGTGTGGAAGAAGGAAGGAAATAATGAGGTTTAATGCTTTTAAAATTTTTACACTCTTCTTATTTTTAGTAACATCAGGTACATTAGCAGAACAATTTATTATTGAAGAAAAAATTTTTATCCAAACAAATAATTCACCTAAGAAATCTTATACAAAAAGACAAAAAGTTAATTCTAATATTTCCAATCATCAATCAATTACTTATACATCTAAGCAGTTAGGTATTTCTTCTGAAGGTCTTAATTCCAATATTTCTAGTTATCAATCAATTACTTATACATTTAAACAGTTTGGTATTTTATCTGAAGATTTAGTACTTAAAGAAGTTTATCCATCGTGGAGTTTTTATATTCCTGTCTATCCAGGTTATAAAGGAGGTAAAATAAATCTATTGTTAGAAGCTTGGGGATTAGGAAAAGATTCTTATGTAAGAATATATGTAGATGATATTCCGTATGTTTCTTTTAAAGGAAATGAGCTTCCACCAGCAGTAACTATAAATCTTCCAGCTTATCAAAATAAAGATTTCATCAAAATAACTATTGGAGGATTTTTGGGCTACTCAGATAATATATGTAAAGATATAATTGAAGGTCAATCTTATTTGATAGTTAAAAAAGACAGTCAGATTACTATAAATTATAAAGATATTGGAGATATTTACAGTGTTTTTAAGAGTTATGAACCCTTTTATTCTATTTTACCTTCAGGAAATTTAGATTTTTATTCTTTAGCTTTTTATCTTTCTAAACAGAATCCTTTTGCCAGTGTAAAATTTAATGATCCTTCTTCAAAATATAAAATAACTTATGATAGTAATACAGAAGGTATCCAAAGAGAGGGAAATATTCTAAAAATTTCTCCCAAAGGATTAGATGGAATAAAAGAATCATTAACTGATTTCCTTGCTATAGGAACAAAAGTAGATATAGGAAACCTAATTAAGAAAAAGAAAAAAATTGATAAACAAAATCTACTTACTTTTGCAGATCTTGGTTATACTACTTCTACTTCCAAAGGATTAATCAATATATCCCAATACTTTACGATTAACACTTCACAGTTTAGAGGAATTCCTAAAGATTTAAGATTAAAACTACACATAGCCCACACTCCTGTTCCTGTAATAAAATCACACGAAGCAAATCTAAGGATATATCTTAATGATAAGCTAATACAAGCTTATCCTTTAGATGGATATGGCGATAAAACTTTTGATCTTGCTATTCCTTTATCAGTATTACAATATGGACCAAATACACTTAAAGTAACTTTTAGCAGAAATATTACCCCTGGCGAATGTTCTGGAACAATTGTTGAAGGTGAATTGACAGTTTTTGATGACTCTTATTTTTACTGGAATTCTGTAGAGAAAACACCTTACAACATTTCAGATTTTATAAAATCTCTTCACGGAAAAGTGCTTTTTGTAGTGAAAGACCAAAGTTTTATACCATATCTAATAAATTTTCTTTCAGAGCTTGGAAAGAGAAATACTTTTATAGATAGAGTAGATATAAGTGCAAACATTGACAACAATGCGAAAAACTACGATTTCATAATACTTTTTGGCCTAGATTCAAATATAAACCTACCTGTAGAATCTGACAAGGGAGAATTTATTGTAAAAAACCCCCTAACAGATGTCTCTCTTTTTAGTTCTAAATATTACAAAAATTTTGTTTTATTACAGGTAGGAAAATACGATAAAGTTCCAGTTCTTGCAATACAATGTTGGAGACAGGAGTGTGATTCTATATTTTATAATATGAATTTTGAAAACCTTTATAGGCTTTTTGGAAATGTAGGAATATTTACTCAAGATTATTTTATATCTTACCAAGTAGGTAAAAAATTAAGCATTACCTATACAGTGGATAAAGGAATAGCCTATTATTGGAATAAGTATAAACTTATTGTTATTATAGCAATAGGATTAATATCTATTCTCTTTTTAGGATATGTTTATAAAAAGCTGACAAGGAGGGTAGTACAATGAAAAAATTTTTATTAATCATAATATTCTTTGCAATATTTTATCCTATAAAGCGGATTTATGCTGGAGCATTTGGCAGAGAAGAAGGAGAATTGTTTATTAGCTTAACACCAAGATTTTACAAAGCAGACAAATTTTTTGATAAAAATGGCAATAGAAAACCTATAGGATGCAGTTTTAAAAAGGAAGAAATTGAACTTTATGCTGAGTATGGTATTTCCTCCAAAGATACTCTCATCTTTAAAGTTCCTTACCAATGGTTATCTTGTGGAGATGCAAAAACATCTGGTTTTTCTGATATAGAAGCAGGTATTATAAGAAAGCTCGTCAAAAATAATTCATACGTATTATCAGCTTACGGTGTTGCTATTTTACCAACTGGTTATTCTATTCATGACAATCCAAGGCTTGGATATGGAAGGATTGGGCTGGAGGGTGGTATTTTATATGGGAGAGGCTTTGGAAAAGGTTTTATAGATACAGGAATAGGATATAGATATTACTTTGGCTATCCCTCTGATCAAATTAGAGGTTACTTAATGGGTGGTTATAGTATTACTAAAAATTTTCAGCTTTTAGGCATTATTGATGCACAAATAGGATTGGGTAATGGTAAAAGAAAAAATTTAGGTTATAATATAACTTTAGAGCCTGATTATAAATTAATTCAAATTTACATTGGTCCAAGAATTTTGTTAAATAATAATATTTCAATAAATTTTGGATTACACAAAGTTATTTTTGGGAGGAATACTGGTGATGGGGCAGGAGCCTATGGGAGCCTATGGATCAAATTTTAAGAAGATAGGTCAAATATTAATAGAAAAAGGACTTATAACACAACAGCAATTAGAAGAAGCTTTGCAATATCAAAGGAAGTATGGAGGAAGATTAGGATGGATATTGGCATCTTTAGGTTATATAAAAAGGTTAGATTTATATAAAGTTTTATCAGAACAATTGAATCTCGAGCTTAATTTTTATCCAAATGTTACAAAATTTATAGATTTAAACTTTTTAAAAAAGTTTGATCCATATATTTTAGCAAGATATGAATGCATACCAGCTAAAGAAGAAGGAGAAAATGTTTTGGTTTATACGTCATACCCGGATTCAGAAAAACTCAGAGAATTTAGCGAAAAGTATTTAAAAAAATAAAAATATTACATTGAAGCTTATAACAGATTTAGACTTGATAAAAACATTAGAATGGGCTTTTAAAGAAAAGTATATTGATAGAGCTGTACATGGTCTTTTTTATGTCACTCCAGAATTGAGTGCTTCTTTGGTATTCTCTAAAACGCAAGTATTAATAATGGCTATTTTAATTTTCTTAGCTTTGTTATGGTTATATTTCGACCCTATATCTTTAGCAATTTTTTCTTTAAGTATTGTTCAATTTTTTTATCTTATTTCCTTGTTATTCAAGTTTATAGTAAGTTTAGCTGGTGCAACAACTGAAATGACGCAATTTATTACAGATGAAGAAGTAAAAAATTTAGAAGAAGAAAATCTTCCTGTTTATACGATTTTGGTTCCAGTTTATAAAGAGCCAGAAGTTATAGGAATTTTGATAAACAGTCTAAAGAAAATGGACTACCCTCAAAATAAGTTAGATATAATACTTCTTTTAGAAGAAGATGATAAAGAAACATTAGAAGCAGCTAAAGCACATCAACCTCCAGCTAATTGGCGTTTTATTATAGTACCCACAAGTCAACCTAAAACAAAGCCAAAGGCATGTAATTATGGTCTTTTCTTTGCTCGTGGGAAATATCTGACTATCTATGATGCAGAAGATATTCCTGAACCAGATCAGTTAAAAAAGGCAGTAATAGCATTTAAAAAAGGAGGGGACAAGTATATTTGTTTTCAAGCACAACTAAATTATTTCAACAAAGATGAAAATTTCCTAACAAAAATGTTTACGCTAGAATACTCTTACTGGTTTGACTATCTCTTGCCTGGTCTTTTTAAACTCGGCTTACCTATCCCATTAGGTGGAACGAGTAACCATTTTGATGTTGAAAAACTTAAAGAAATAGGTGCATGGGATTCATTTAATACAACGGAAGATGCAGACCTTGGAGTTAGAGCTTTTAGTAAAGGTTATAAGGTTGGAGTGATAAACTCTACTACATACGAAGAAGCCAATGCTCGCTATAGAAACTGGATAAGACAGCGTTCCAGATGGATAAAAGGCTATATGCAAACTTGGTTAGTTCATTCACGTAATTTGGGTAAATTATATAAAGCTGTGGGGCTTAAAGGTTTTATAGGTTTTAACCTT includes the following:
- a CDS encoding glycosyltransferase family 2 protein, with protein sequence MKLITDLDLIKTLEWAFKEKYIDRAVHGLFYVTPELSASLVFSKTQVLIMAILIFLALLWLYFDPISLAIFSLSIVQFFYLISLLFKFIVSLAGATTEMTQFITDEEVKNLEEENLPVYTILVPVYKEPEVIGILINSLKKMDYPQNKLDIILLLEEDDKETLEAAKAHQPPANWRFIIVPTSQPKTKPKACNYGLFFARGKYLTIYDAEDIPEPDQLKKAVIAFKKGGDKYICFQAQLNYFNKDENFLTKMFTLEYSYWFDYLLPGLFKLGLPIPLGGTSNHFDVEKLKEIGAWDSFNTTEDADLGVRAFSKGYKVGVINSTTYEEANARYRNWIRQRSRWIKGYMQTWLVHSRNLGKLYKAVGLKGFIGFNLLIGGTVFTFLVNPIMWFIFIVWLITQTQILQPIFPPVVLYISLFNLLFGNFIGIYLNMIAVFRRRYYELLPYAFLNPVYWVLHSIASYKALYELFVKPFYWQKTQHGITKYKPPIISHAS